Within the Streptomyces sp. NBC_00353 genome, the region CACGGCCCGGATCCTGGCCTCGATCACTTCGGTGCGGGCCGGCTTGACGATGTAGTCGTCCGCGCCGGCCTCCAGCCCGACGACCACATCGAAGTCGTCCCCACGGGCGGTCAGCATGATGATCGGCAGCTGGCTGGACTCCCGTATGCGACGGCAGACCTGGACGCCGTTCATGCCGGGCAGCATCAGGTCGAGGAGGACGAGATCGGGCCGGAACTCCGCCAGCGCGCCGAGTCCCGCCTCGCCGGTCTCCACGGCCCGGAGCTCATGACCGCGCCTTCGCAGCCCGAGCTCGACCCCTTCACGTACGGAGGGGTCGTCTTCGATCAACAACACACGCGGCATGGCATCAGTATCCCAACGATCGCTATCAAGCCGACCGGCACAGCCGGGCCGTCCGGCACCATCAAGGACAGAGCGGCCGCCGGACGACCCGGCGCCCCCTACCGCCGCAACCGCCCCCGCCCCGCAGCCAGCACGGCACTGACCTCGGCGAGCCGCAGCGGCCGTGCCAGCGCCCCCACCACCCCCAGAAGCACCATCACCCCCGCCGCCGCTGCCACCACGTCTCCGGA harbors:
- a CDS encoding response regulator transcription factor codes for the protein MPRVLLIEDDPSVREGVELGLRRRGHELRAVETGEAGLGALAEFRPDLVLLDLMLPGMNGVQVCRRIRESSQLPIIMLTARGDDFDVVVGLEAGADDYIVKPARTEVIEARIRAVLRRLAEPAGRSGIEFHGDLAVDRSGLSVAKAGERILLAPSELKLLLHLSASPEQVFSRQQLLEYVWEHSYHGDARLVDACVRRLRQKIEDVAGSPRYIQTVRGFGYRFGPLA